One genomic segment of Halomarina pelagica includes these proteins:
- a CDS encoding IS1595 family transposase — MIPLDVFGSESVAADLLAQVRWRDGVTCPRCRSDRTVRNGSYREFQRYLCKNCDRTFNDKTGTIFAHSKIALRRWLFSIYAFLRFNTSLRQLQCEIEVTHKTMHRRIERFARALDAPSLDLVGPVEIDEVYVNAGKKGRERDQESRSRGLSTRGRGSYDGDKPPVFIIADRGTGQRYVIPAKAADESTIRLLLADRKEESLTVYTDGFRAYEPLEDDDAFDREYVVHGDGEYADEEVHVNTCESHASLTRRWLSPHRGVSKDKLTQYLRAFQLRRELFRKPGRDALKHAVRATL, encoded by the coding sequence ATGATTCCGCTAGATGTGTTTGGGTCGGAATCGGTCGCAGCGGACCTGTTGGCGCAGGTTCGCTGGCGTGACGGTGTTACCTGTCCTCGCTGCCGTTCTGACCGAACGGTCAGAAACGGCAGCTACAGAGAGTTTCAGCGGTATCTCTGTAAGAATTGTGACCGCACGTTCAACGACAAGACGGGCACAATCTTTGCTCACTCGAAGATCGCGCTCCGCCGGTGGTTGTTCTCGATCTACGCGTTTCTCCGGTTTAACACCAGTCTCCGCCAACTACAGTGCGAAATCGAGGTAACACACAAGACGATGCACCGGCGCATCGAGCGCTTCGCCAGAGCGCTCGATGCGCCTTCCCTCGATCTCGTTGGTCCGGTTGAAATCGACGAAGTGTACGTCAACGCGGGGAAGAAAGGCCGCGAGCGCGACCAGGAGTCGCGCTCGCGTGGCCTGTCCACGCGCGGGCGAGGTTCGTACGATGGCGACAAGCCACCCGTGTTCATAATCGCTGATCGCGGGACCGGACAGCGGTACGTGATTCCAGCGAAAGCCGCCGACGAATCGACGATTCGACTCCTCCTTGCTGACCGCAAAGAGGAGTCGCTCACGGTCTATACCGACGGCTTTCGAGCGTACGAACCGCTCGAAGACGACGACGCATTCGACCGCGAATACGTCGTCCACGGCGACGGCGAATACGCCGATGAGGAAGTTCACGTCAACACCTGCGAGAGCCACGCGTCGCTGACGCGACGGTGGCTCTCGCCCCATCGAGGCGTCTCGAAAGACAAGTTGACGCAGTATCTCAGAGCGTTCCAACTACGTCGGGAACTGTTTCGGAAACCCGGTCGAGACGCTCTCAAACACGCTGTTCGAGCGACGCTGTGA
- a CDS encoding universal stress protein codes for MYETILVPTDGSDGANRAVEHALHLAERDGASLHVIFVVDVDRYGEPALSSAEIVIDELEDEGHDLVEGVAARADNRGVEATTRCCHGTPDSEIVGYADAIGADLIVMGYQGRSHRTKIGSVANRVVQHAERPVMTV; via the coding sequence ATGTACGAGACGATCCTCGTCCCGACGGACGGTAGCGACGGAGCGAACCGAGCGGTCGAACACGCGTTGCACCTCGCCGAGCGGGACGGCGCGAGCCTGCACGTGATCTTCGTCGTGGACGTCGATCGCTACGGGGAACCCGCCCTGAGCAGCGCCGAGATCGTCATCGACGAACTCGAGGACGAGGGCCACGACCTGGTGGAGGGGGTGGCCGCACGGGCCGACAACCGCGGCGTCGAAGCCACGACGCGGTGCTGTCACGGGACCCCCGACAGCGAAATCGTCGGCTACGCGGACGCGATCGGCGCGGACCTCATCGTCATGGGGTATCAGGGCCGGTCGCACCGGACGAAGATCGGGAGCGTCGCGAACCGGGTCGTGCAGCACGCCGAACGGCCCGTCATGACGGTGTAG
- a CDS encoding M28 family peptidase, protein MTRLPHDVIGAGYVSTAGWTLLEDLVDLNNRMPGQEGERRAAERIERQFREDGLRDVTVTEFPIPGWWRGRSSLELPEREQRFGRSHEIVALPGTPAGEVAGEIVDVGYGLAADFEGVDLEGKIVMASSLTPESHDRWVHRCEKYGYAVEAGASGFLFYNHLEGNLPPTGDVGERNGPAAIPAVGISRELGKRLVRYCADGPERAVLTVDCRNEPATTRNVEAVVGPDTDREVLFTAHVDAHDVGTGANDNGFGCALVVEVARLLRAVEDDLDTRVRFVTFGAEETGLYGSYYWTHTRDLSTVKCVLNVDGAGYSRSLDVHPHGFDGIGEVFEEVSDEYGVPISIGERLRPHSDHWPFVQRGVPGAQGRSLSSDNSRGWGHTHGDTLDKLDVRDLRDLAILCASGVKELASADREFEHVPSEAVRETAVEQGFEEGLRRTGTWPWAEEQADWPWEA, encoded by the coding sequence GTGACTCGACTCCCCCACGACGTTATCGGTGCCGGGTACGTGAGCACGGCCGGCTGGACGCTCCTCGAAGACCTCGTCGACCTGAACAACCGGATGCCCGGACAGGAGGGTGAGCGACGGGCCGCAGAGCGGATCGAACGGCAGTTCCGCGAGGACGGCCTCCGCGACGTGACGGTGACGGAGTTCCCCATCCCCGGGTGGTGGCGCGGCCGCAGCTCCCTCGAACTGCCGGAGCGCGAGCAGCGATTCGGCCGGTCCCACGAGATCGTCGCCCTCCCGGGCACCCCCGCGGGCGAGGTCGCCGGCGAGATCGTCGACGTGGGCTACGGACTCGCGGCGGACTTCGAGGGCGTCGACCTCGAGGGGAAGATCGTGATGGCCTCGAGCCTCACGCCCGAGAGCCACGACCGCTGGGTCCACCGCTGTGAGAAGTACGGGTACGCCGTCGAGGCGGGGGCGAGCGGCTTCCTGTTCTACAACCACCTGGAGGGGAATCTCCCGCCGACCGGCGACGTCGGCGAGCGGAACGGCCCGGCCGCGATCCCGGCGGTGGGCATCAGCCGCGAACTCGGGAAGCGACTCGTCCGGTACTGCGCCGACGGCCCCGAGCGGGCGGTCCTCACCGTGGACTGCCGCAACGAACCGGCGACGACGCGGAACGTCGAGGCGGTGGTCGGCCCCGATACCGACCGCGAGGTGCTGTTCACCGCCCACGTCGACGCGCACGACGTGGGAACCGGCGCGAACGACAACGGCTTCGGCTGCGCGCTCGTCGTCGAGGTCGCGCGGCTCCTCCGGGCCGTCGAGGACGACCTCGACACGCGCGTCCGGTTCGTCACCTTCGGCGCGGAGGAGACGGGGCTGTACGGGTCGTACTACTGGACGCACACCCGCGACCTCTCGACGGTGAAGTGCGTCCTCAACGTCGACGGCGCGGGCTACTCGCGGAGCCTCGACGTGCACCCCCACGGGTTCGACGGGATCGGGGAGGTCTTCGAGGAGGTGAGCGACGAGTACGGGGTACCGATCTCGATCGGCGAGCGGCTCCGACCCCACAGCGACCACTGGCCGTTCGTCCAGCGGGGCGTCCCCGGCGCGCAGGGGCGATCCCTCTCGTCCGACAACAGCCGGGGGTGGGGCCACACCCACGGCGACACGCTCGACAAACTCGACGTCCGCGACCTGCGGGACCTCGCGATCCTCTGTGCCAGCGGCGTGAAGGAACTGGCCTCGGCCGACCGGGAGTTCGAGCACGTCCCCTCCGAGGCGGTCCGCGAGACGGCCGTCGAGCAGGGGTTCGAGGAGGGACTGCGACGGACCGGCACCTGGCCCTGGGCGGAGGAGCAGGCCGACTGGCCCTGGGAGGCCTGA
- a CDS encoding ABC transporter substrate-binding protein, which translates to MTQSNTTPRSRREFLARVGGASGLVGLTALAGCSTTEPKGNGSGGDGKSSLPKYTYINNPQSYSPERHDAINLIADTMNKAGFDVDVKVMEWGSLYSTVTQQHDYGFATWWTFFTIDPGILLPEYFHSRNTGEGEGNYSGYTNEDLDPKLEAQLRTADTAKRTGLIHDIQKTLMEDVPTMPIAQMPDIMAHNKDQVTNWKHHIAGFNSYYTMVNLKVNNENNELRGTWPESLSTMNVLGHNDENKHNYQFNVIYDRLIQFDENMKPDPELGLATDWKRVDETTMEYTVRESTWHDGEPLTAEDVAFSFNYIKDNEIPLYTLQNQYIEGAEVTGEKTVQLTLAQNLGPVNTILGSQIPIIPKHKWESRSNPAKATISNPVGSGPLVFDYWDKGSELGLKKNPDHFVGVDFDRRFWRIIPETSTQWELLKGGDLNYIPFGGISRQLKQNEKLDQIGVAKAQSTSFWHFTANNRKEGLGKTAVRQAAVNCIPRTQIVEQILFGYPDVGSNVVSKAFGDLHTDDVKTYEESLEAAKKKLKDAGYL; encoded by the coding sequence ATGACTCAATCTAACACCACCCCCCGAAGCCGTCGCGAGTTCCTCGCCCGGGTCGGGGGAGCGAGCGGGCTGGTCGGACTGACGGCGCTGGCCGGCTGCAGCACGACCGAACCGAAGGGCAACGGTTCGGGCGGCGACGGGAAGAGCAGCCTCCCGAAGTACACGTACATCAACAACCCCCAGAGCTACTCGCCGGAGCGCCACGACGCGATCAACCTCATCGCCGACACGATGAACAAGGCGGGGTTCGACGTCGACGTGAAGGTGATGGAGTGGGGGTCGCTGTACAGCACGGTCACCCAGCAGCACGACTACGGGTTCGCGACGTGGTGGACGTTCTTCACCATCGACCCGGGGATCCTCCTCCCCGAGTACTTCCACTCCCGGAACACCGGCGAGGGCGAGGGGAACTACTCCGGATACACGAACGAGGACCTCGATCCGAAGCTCGAAGCCCAGTTGCGGACCGCAGACACCGCGAAGCGGACGGGGCTCATCCACGATATCCAGAAGACGCTGATGGAGGACGTGCCCACGATGCCCATCGCGCAGATGCCGGACATCATGGCGCACAACAAGGACCAGGTCACCAACTGGAAACACCACATCGCGGGGTTCAACTCCTACTACACGATGGTGAACCTGAAGGTGAACAACGAGAACAACGAGCTTCGCGGAACCTGGCCCGAGTCGCTCTCGACGATGAACGTCCTCGGGCACAACGACGAGAACAAGCACAACTACCAGTTCAACGTCATCTACGACCGGCTCATCCAGTTCGACGAGAACATGAAGCCGGACCCCGAGTTGGGGCTCGCGACCGACTGGAAGCGGGTCGACGAGACCACGATGGAGTACACCGTCCGCGAGTCGACGTGGCACGACGGCGAGCCGCTCACCGCGGAGGACGTGGCGTTCTCGTTCAACTACATCAAGGACAACGAGATCCCGCTCTACACGCTCCAGAACCAGTACATCGAGGGCGCGGAGGTCACCGGCGAGAAGACGGTGCAGCTCACGCTGGCACAGAACCTCGGCCCGGTGAACACCATCCTCGGGAGCCAGATCCCGATCATCCCCAAGCACAAGTGGGAGTCGCGCTCGAACCCGGCGAAGGCGACGATCTCTAACCCCGTCGGGAGCGGCCCGCTCGTGTTCGACTACTGGGACAAGGGGAGCGAACTGGGGCTGAAGAAGAACCCCGACCACTTCGTCGGCGTCGACTTCGACAGGCGGTTCTGGCGGATCATCCCCGAGACCTCCACGCAGTGGGAACTGCTGAAGGGCGGGGACCTCAACTACATCCCGTTCGGCGGCATCAGCCGGCAGTTGAAGCAGAACGAGAAGCTCGACCAGATCGGCGTCGCGAAGGCACAGAGCACCTCGTTCTGGCACTTCACGGCCAACAACCGCAAGGAGGGGCTCGGGAAGACCGCCGTGCGACAGGCGGCGGTCAACTGCATCCCGCGGACGCAGATCGTCGAGCAGATCCTCTTTGGCTACCCCGACGTCGGCTCCAACGTCGTGTCGAAGGCGTTCGGCGACCTCCACACCGACGACGTGAAGACGTACGAGGAGAGCCTCGAAGCCGCGAAAAAGAAGCTGAAGGACGCCGGCTACCTGTGA
- a CDS encoding ABC transporter permease — protein MGKAQFFVRRVLQLAVTFWAVGSVLFLLFRLMPGDPTSYIISGQMTAEARRQIIASYGLNEPLYVQYVKYMGNALTLNFGQSFHSNQPVSAVLATYLPNTLVLMLTAFVIAYVLGILLGVLAGWYRGSRFERSTVIVALLARSVPAFWVGLLVLWIFGAEMGLIPMSGMTSLGHENTSFWGMVLSIDFLRHLAAPALVLAYYYMGYPLLIMRSSMLEVLREDFIDVCRAKGLSERKVMFNHAARNALLPIVTAAAIALGYAVAGSVLIETVFGWPGIGREMINAVLRRDYPVAQGTFMVLAATIIIMNFLADLAYGYLDPRVTYD, from the coding sequence ATGGGAAAAGCACAATTCTTCGTCAGACGGGTGCTGCAGCTGGCCGTCACCTTCTGGGCCGTCGGGAGCGTCCTGTTCCTGCTCTTCCGGTTGATGCCCGGCGATCCGACGTCGTACATCATCTCCGGGCAGATGACCGCGGAGGCGAGACGACAGATCATCGCGAGCTACGGCCTCAACGAACCGCTCTACGTCCAGTACGTGAAGTACATGGGGAACGCCCTGACGCTCAACTTCGGTCAGTCGTTCCACTCGAATCAGCCCGTCTCGGCGGTGCTCGCGACGTACCTCCCCAACACGCTCGTGTTGATGCTCACGGCGTTCGTCATCGCGTACGTCCTCGGCATCCTCCTGGGCGTGCTCGCCGGTTGGTACCGCGGTTCGCGGTTCGAGCGGAGCACGGTGATCGTCGCCCTCCTCGCGCGGAGCGTTCCGGCGTTCTGGGTCGGGTTGCTCGTGCTCTGGATCTTCGGCGCGGAGATGGGCCTCATCCCCATGAGCGGCATGACGAGCCTCGGCCACGAGAACACGAGCTTCTGGGGGATGGTCCTCTCGATCGACTTCCTCAGGCACCTGGCGGCACCGGCGCTCGTCCTCGCGTACTACTACATGGGCTACCCGCTGCTCATCATGCGCAGCAGCATGCTCGAGGTCCTCCGCGAGGACTTCATCGACGTGTGTCGCGCCAAGGGGCTGAGCGAGCGGAAGGTCATGTTCAACCACGCGGCGCGCAACGCCCTCCTCCCCATCGTCACCGCGGCGGCGATCGCCCTCGGCTACGCGGTCGCGGGGAGCGTCCTCATCGAGACGGTGTTCGGCTGGCCCGGCATCGGCCGTGAGATGATCAACGCCGTGCTCCGGCGCGACTACCCGGTGGCACAGGGGACGTTCATGGTCCTCGCGGCGACGATCATCATCATGAACTTCCTCGCGGATCTGGCCTACGGCTACCTCGACCCGCGGGTGACCTACGACTGA
- a CDS encoding ABC transporter permease — translation MSSEHSTDASAPQRSSIFADLDEADADEIDKWQRTLRLWRETLAEHWSLLTDELSVKLSMLTLAFFILVAIFARPIVVPVPLPGVGGVIVQPFSLAPYPPLERQYTDGLTIAKSLEPAFLGGHPDYLLGTTQQGYDIFSQLVAGSRSALLVGLLAAVFTAGIGTMVGLIAGYYGGYVDDALMRFVDFLYGLPLLPTVIILVAVLGPSLFNIIAAVVILQWRATARVIRSQALSLRERPFVKAAQVAGASDWYILTRHLAPNVLPMSFLYGSFAIAWAIITEAGVSFLGLGDPNTVSWGTMLQSARSYNALTFGQWWWFVPPGICIALVVISGFLIGRGYEEITNPKLQ, via the coding sequence ATGAGTTCTGAACACTCAACCGACGCCTCGGCCCCCCAGCGGAGTTCGATCTTCGCCGACCTGGACGAGGCCGACGCCGACGAGATCGACAAGTGGCAACGCACGCTTCGGCTCTGGCGGGAGACGCTCGCGGAACACTGGTCGCTGCTGACCGACGAGCTGTCGGTCAAGCTGTCGATGCTGACGCTCGCGTTCTTCATCCTCGTGGCGATCTTCGCCCGGCCGATCGTCGTGCCCGTCCCCCTCCCGGGCGTGGGGGGCGTGATCGTCCAGCCGTTCTCGTTGGCCCCCTACCCGCCGCTCGAACGGCAGTACACCGACGGTCTGACCATCGCGAAGTCGCTCGAACCCGCCTTCCTGGGCGGGCATCCGGACTACCTGCTCGGCACGACCCAGCAGGGGTACGACATCTTCAGCCAGCTGGTCGCCGGCTCCCGCTCGGCGCTGCTCGTCGGCCTGCTCGCGGCCGTCTTCACCGCCGGGATCGGGACGATGGTCGGGCTGATCGCCGGCTACTACGGCGGCTACGTCGACGACGCGCTGATGCGGTTCGTCGACTTCCTCTACGGCCTCCCGCTCCTGCCGACCGTGATCATCCTGGTCGCGGTCCTCGGCCCGAGCCTGTTCAACATCATCGCCGCGGTCGTCATCCTCCAGTGGCGCGCGACCGCGCGCGTGATCCGGTCGCAGGCGCTCTCGCTGCGCGAACGGCCGTTCGTGAAGGCCGCCCAGGTGGCGGGCGCGAGCGACTGGTACATCCTCACCCGACACCTCGCGCCGAACGTCCTCCCGATGTCGTTTCTCTACGGCTCCTTCGCGATCGCGTGGGCGATCATCACCGAGGCGGGCGTCTCCTTCCTCGGTCTCGGCGACCCCAACACGGTGTCCTGGGGGACGATGCTCCAGAGCGCCCGCTCGTACAACGCGCTGACGTTCGGCCAGTGGTGGTGGTTCGTCCCGCCCGGCATCTGCATCGCGCTCGTGGTCATCAGCGGCTTCCTCATCGGCCGCGGCTACGAGGAGATCACCAACCCTAAACTTCAGTGA
- a CDS encoding transposase, giving the protein MTVTATKTLEATLAPPTAHKEHRLQRTVATYRRALSEAFESGANTQTAVNDVVTPYTLTSYAKDALKNYVPQLRRTYNASELDDDHPVRFTNRGWRLDHSEERTHEFCWRVPQAGRGNAFWIPLRINPAQRELWSDLLDGDVSVGEFRLQEYRTSWVLHVTVEYEVAEPAEPDDPTPVGFDIGESKLLTGCALKDGTPTQPYIYDGGRARHLRKEMFTTLQRLQRRDAEWRIDERFTHYQNALTDIVEKASREAVEYARQFENPVIVLEDLSYIRERLDYGKWMNRRLHAWAFARLTGRIEDKALDAGIPVRFVNPAYTSQTCHACNRLGRRSTQAAFVCPHDDCWVTEYQADINAAAKVASRLNPWGESLPWKPADDDSPRDGSARDSTTGHRESSRKSRQMTLGDFSSETSDDEASLVGSPAF; this is encoded by the coding sequence GTGACAGTCACCGCCACGAAAACGCTCGAAGCCACGCTCGCGCCACCAACGGCGCACAAAGAGCACCGGCTTCAGCGGACCGTGGCGACGTACCGCCGTGCGCTCTCCGAAGCGTTCGAGAGCGGCGCGAACACGCAGACGGCGGTCAACGACGTCGTCACGCCGTACACGCTCACGTCCTACGCGAAGGACGCGCTCAAAAACTACGTCCCGCAACTCCGCCGGACGTACAACGCCTCCGAATTGGACGACGACCACCCCGTTCGCTTCACGAACCGAGGGTGGCGTCTCGACCACTCCGAGGAGCGCACGCACGAGTTCTGCTGGCGCGTCCCGCAGGCCGGACGTGGCAACGCCTTCTGGATTCCGCTCCGTATCAACCCCGCTCAGCGGGAGTTGTGGAGCGACCTGCTCGACGGCGACGTGTCGGTCGGAGAGTTCCGACTCCAAGAGTACCGCACGAGCTGGGTGCTTCACGTCACCGTCGAGTACGAGGTTGCAGAACCAGCGGAACCGGACGACCCGACGCCGGTCGGCTTCGATATCGGTGAATCGAAACTCCTGACGGGCTGTGCCCTGAAGGACGGTACTCCAACCCAACCGTACATTTACGACGGTGGACGGGCGCGACACCTCCGCAAAGAGATGTTCACGACCCTCCAGCGGCTTCAACGGCGAGACGCCGAGTGGCGAATTGACGAACGGTTCACGCACTACCAGAACGCCCTCACGGACATTGTCGAGAAGGCATCCCGTGAGGCCGTCGAATATGCTCGACAGTTCGAGAACCCCGTTATTGTGCTTGAAGACCTGTCGTACATCCGCGAGCGCCTTGACTACGGCAAGTGGATGAACCGCCGGCTTCACGCCTGGGCGTTCGCCCGGCTCACCGGACGCATCGAGGACAAAGCCCTCGACGCGGGGATTCCGGTGCGGTTCGTGAACCCGGCGTACACGTCCCAGACGTGTCACGCCTGCAACCGGCTCGGTCGGCGGAGCACACAGGCGGCGTTCGTCTGTCCACACGACGACTGTTGGGTGACGGAGTACCAAGCGGACATCAACGCGGCGGCGAAGGTCGCCAGTCGCCTCAACCCGTGGGGAGAGAGCCTGCCTTGGAAACCGGCAGACGATGACTCGCCTCGGGACGGGAGTGCTCGTGACAGCACCACAGGACACCGCGAGTCGAGTCGGAAATCCCGACAGATGACGCTCGGGGACTTCAGTTCTGAAACCTCCGACGACGAGGCTTCCCTTGTAGGAAGCCCCGCCTTTTAG
- a CDS encoding ABC transporter ATP-binding protein, with protein sequence MTGTLLDVDDLEVYYETEDGPAQAVDGVSFSLEEGENLGIVGESGCGKTTLAKAIIGILPDAGYVNGGSIRFKGEDLTELSRRQRRRYQWEEISMIAQSAMNSLDPVYTIREQIVEAIEAHRPGTGRVESTRIVTEMFELVGLDPDRADDYPHQFSGGMRQRAMIAMALALDPALVLADEPTTALDVIMQDQILKRIGEIQDRINSSMLVITHDVSVVAETCDRVIVMYAGKIAEEGPVEEIFGSPYHPYTIGLKRAFPNIRKREQDLMSIAGYPPELVDPPSGCRFAARCPLATDRCRSEAPSAHRMGELRTYCHYAEEIDAEFRPVADRPETWEGTEAATEAAGGD encoded by the coding sequence ATGACAGGTACGCTACTCGACGTCGACGACCTCGAAGTCTACTACGAGACCGAGGACGGTCCCGCGCAGGCGGTCGACGGCGTGAGCTTCTCGCTCGAGGAGGGCGAGAACCTCGGGATCGTCGGCGAGTCCGGCTGCGGGAAGACGACGCTCGCGAAGGCGATCATCGGCATCCTGCCCGACGCCGGCTACGTCAACGGGGGCTCGATCCGGTTCAAGGGCGAGGACCTCACGGAACTCTCCCGCCGGCAGCGACGCCGGTACCAGTGGGAGGAGATCTCGATGATCGCCCAGTCCGCGATGAACTCGCTCGACCCGGTCTACACCATCCGCGAGCAGATCGTGGAGGCCATCGAGGCCCACCGGCCGGGGACGGGCCGGGTCGAGTCGACGCGGATCGTCACCGAGATGTTCGAACTCGTCGGGCTCGACCCCGACCGGGCCGACGACTACCCCCACCAGTTCTCCGGCGGGATGCGCCAGCGGGCGATGATCGCCATGGCGCTCGCGCTCGACCCCGCGCTGGTCCTCGCGGACGAGCCGACGACCGCCCTCGACGTCATCATGCAGGACCAGATCTTGAAGCGCATCGGCGAGATCCAGGACCGCATCAACTCCTCGATGCTGGTCATCACCCACGACGTGAGCGTCGTCGCCGAGACGTGCGACCGCGTCATCGTGATGTACGCCGGGAAGATCGCCGAGGAGGGCCCCGTCGAGGAGATCTTCGGCTCCCCCTACCACCCCTATACGATCGGGCTCAAGCGGGCGTTCCCGAACATCAGGAAGCGCGAGCAGGACCTGATGAGCATCGCCGGCTACCCGCCGGAACTCGTCGATCCCCCCTCGGGCTGTCGGTTCGCCGCGCGCTGCCCGCTCGCCACCGATCGGTGCCGGAGCGAAGCGCCGTCGGCCCACCGGATGGGCGAGCTTCGGACGTACTGCCACTACGCGGAGGAGATCGACGCGGAGTTCCGCCCCGTCGCCGACCGGCCGGAGACGTGGGAGGGGACCGAGGCGGCGACCGAGGCCGCGGGGGGTGACTGA
- a CDS encoding ABC transporter ATP-binding protein codes for MSDDEPIVRVENLKKHFSVSEGWLASLARSVTGEEARVVHAVDGVSFELNRGETLGLAGESGCGKTTTGMSLVKLHEPTDGDIAYRGTRLGEADDEALAAFRRNAQMIFQDPFESLNPRMTVYDIVAEPLRVHDLPAQTARVRRALEFAELKPADAYFDQYPHELSGGQRQRVAIARALVLDPDFIVADEPVSMLDVSLRAGVLSLLERMTDEFDLSVVYISHDLSLLRHMCDRIAIMYMGKIVEIGPTDRIIEDPKHPYTRALVDAVPVPDPDAGRERVELEGEVGDVIEIPSGCRFRTRCPMLIAPEEYDLGAEEWERVRRFMRVVQRRDVDHLSADGELLPEPEISARCFPEGGPAGDAGRVVEEAISLLAADRWDDAEERLTGAFEERSPCATAVPPLETKADVADAREVACHRYEGEAVADPAGSDTPAGEGGRAGNADASADD; via the coding sequence GTGAGCGACGACGAGCCCATCGTCCGCGTCGAGAACCTGAAGAAGCACTTCTCGGTGAGCGAGGGGTGGCTCGCGAGCCTCGCGCGGTCGGTCACCGGCGAGGAGGCGCGCGTCGTCCACGCCGTCGACGGCGTCTCGTTCGAACTCAACCGCGGTGAGACGCTCGGACTGGCCGGCGAGTCCGGCTGCGGGAAGACGACCACCGGCATGTCGCTGGTGAAGCTCCACGAGCCGACCGACGGGGACATCGCCTACCGCGGCACGCGCCTCGGCGAGGCGGACGACGAGGCGCTCGCCGCGTTCAGGCGGAACGCGCAGATGATCTTCCAGGACCCCTTCGAGAGCCTGAACCCGCGCATGACGGTGTACGACATCGTCGCCGAACCGCTGCGCGTCCACGACCTCCCCGCACAGACCGCCCGGGTGCGGCGGGCGCTCGAGTTCGCGGAACTCAAACCCGCGGACGCGTACTTCGATCAGTACCCACACGAGCTGTCCGGCGGCCAGCGCCAGCGCGTCGCCATCGCCCGCGCGCTCGTGCTCGATCCGGACTTCATCGTCGCCGACGAACCCGTCTCGATGCTCGACGTGAGCCTCCGGGCGGGCGTGCTCTCGCTGCTCGAGCGGATGACCGACGAGTTCGACCTCTCGGTCGTCTACATCAGCCACGACCTCTCGCTGCTGCGTCACATGTGCGATCGCATCGCGATCATGTACATGGGGAAGATCGTGGAGATCGGCCCGACCGATCGGATCATCGAGGACCCGAAGCACCCCTACACCCGGGCGCTGGTGGACGCGGTTCCGGTCCCCGATCCCGACGCCGGCCGCGAGCGGGTCGAACTCGAGGGCGAGGTCGGCGACGTCATCGAGATCCCCTCGGGCTGTCGGTTCCGGACGCGGTGTCCGATGCTCATCGCCCCCGAGGAGTACGACCTCGGGGCCGAGGAGTGGGAGCGCGTCCGGCGGTTCATGCGCGTCGTCCAGCGGCGGGACGTCGATCACCTGTCCGCCGACGGGGAGCTCCTCCCGGAACCGGAGATCTCGGCGCGGTGCTTCCCGGAGGGGGGTCCCGCCGGGGACGCCGGGCGCGTCGTCGAGGAGGCGATCTCGCTCCTGGCGGCCGACCGGTGGGACGACGCGGAGGAACGCCTGACCGGCGCGTTCGAGGAGCGGAGCCCCTGCGCGACGGCCGTGCCGCCGCTCGAGACGAAGGCCGACGTCGCCGACGCGCGCGAGGTGGCGTGCCACCGCTACGAGGGCGAGGCCGTGGCCGATCCGGCGGGGTCCGACACCCCCGCCGGCGAGGGCGGTCGGGCGGGGAACGCCGACGCGTCGGCCGACGACTGA